In one window of Chryseobacterium shigense DNA:
- a CDS encoding type IV secretory system conjugative DNA transfer family protein, translated as MNGLGLQQLFKAILFIICIALISMNIMFVTAPIAKYIVPEKALNSPLGLFMRAPLYISLGFSLFALSFWHIAYKLGKFQNFTTGLMYVGIFTGVFVFVAGFTAEKLKPMFGNFALLLFLVPILVSGFYLVRDFRKPKQKKAEEQKFSDKKNDESLNFNTKSGIIQLANPYRGIYIQGGAGSGKSGSIFEPIIKQVAEQGYTGILYDFKSPELTDKVRGSYYGKAVAFRNVDFKNPHQSDRINPIAPHYLTKSVIAIEYSQALVNNLIPESIKKSDFWSNNTKMIIAGVIWWLREEHPEYCTIPHAISLLLHTNIKSLLEKISQNYEAGGMVASLRQSVENEAQNQVAGILSTIQTAVAQLNTKDVFWILSKNDVDLNLNNPEKPTFLCLGNDSTLPQVYAPIISLIISVGMRQMNKPRQQKSVVLLDEAPTIYIPNIEQIPATARSNKIATIFGVQDFSQLVDNYGEDKAQIIISNLGNQFFGRVTNGRTAEMVKTLFSKEDRTYINKNTGTGTSGQLIHTQSNQSSGRSESIQERDRVKVSDLINLNTGEFYGIIAEGQPKEFLKTQFLEDHAESRENDKRPVTDKEMQENYFRIIEEAKAIVS; from the coding sequence ATGAACGGATTAGGATTGCAACAGCTTTTTAAAGCGATACTTTTTATTATATGTATAGCACTTATAAGCATGAATATTATGTTTGTAACTGCACCCATTGCAAAATACATCGTTCCGGAGAAAGCTCTCAATTCTCCGCTCGGACTGTTTATGAGAGCGCCTTTGTATATTTCGCTCGGTTTTTCCTTATTTGCCCTCTCATTCTGGCATATTGCCTATAAGCTCGGAAAGTTTCAGAACTTTACCACAGGACTAATGTATGTAGGGATTTTTACCGGAGTATTCGTATTTGTGGCAGGATTTACCGCAGAAAAATTAAAACCTATGTTCGGAAATTTTGCCCTGCTCCTGTTTTTAGTTCCTATCCTCGTCTCTGGGTTCTACCTTGTGCGAGACTTCCGGAAACCGAAGCAGAAAAAAGCTGAAGAGCAGAAATTTTCAGATAAAAAGAATGATGAAAGCCTGAATTTCAATACAAAATCCGGAATTATCCAGTTAGCCAATCCGTACAGGGGTATTTATATTCAGGGCGGTGCAGGATCAGGAAAAAGCGGTAGCATTTTTGAACCGATCATTAAACAGGTTGCAGAACAGGGCTACACCGGAATACTGTATGATTTTAAAAGTCCGGAGCTTACGGATAAAGTAAGGGGAAGCTATTACGGAAAGGCAGTAGCGTTCCGAAACGTAGATTTTAAGAATCCGCACCAAAGCGACAGGATTAACCCGATAGCACCGCATTATTTAACAAAAAGCGTGATTGCTATTGAGTATTCTCAGGCACTTGTCAACAATCTCATTCCGGAAAGCATCAAGAAGTCTGATTTTTGGAGCAACAATACAAAAATGATAATTGCAGGGGTAATCTGGTGGCTGAGAGAGGAACATCCGGAATACTGCACGATCCCCCATGCGATCAGTTTACTGCTTCATACCAATATAAAATCGTTACTGGAGAAGATCTCGCAGAACTATGAAGCCGGAGGAATGGTTGCATCACTCAGGCAGTCGGTAGAAAATGAAGCGCAGAACCAAGTAGCCGGAATCCTTTCAACCATTCAGACCGCAGTCGCACAGCTCAATACGAAAGATGTGTTTTGGATATTATCAAAAAATGATGTCGATTTAAACCTGAATAACCCCGAAAAACCGACTTTTTTATGCTTAGGTAACGACAGCACTCTGCCACAGGTTTACGCCCCTATAATATCGCTTATTATCAGCGTAGGAATGCGACAGATGAATAAACCGAGACAGCAAAAAAGTGTTGTTCTGCTCGATGAAGCTCCCACGATCTACATTCCGAATATTGAACAGATACCGGCAACAGCCAGAAGCAATAAAATTGCGACTATTTTCGGGGTTCAGGACTTCAGCCAGTTGGTAGATAATTACGGAGAAGATAAAGCTCAGATCATTATTTCCAATTTAGGAAACCAGTTTTTCGGAAGAGTAACCAACGGCAGAACCGCAGAAATGGTCAAGACTTTATTTTCAAAAGAAGACCGAACCTACATCAATAAAAACACCGGAACAGGAACAAGCGGACAGCTCATTCACACCCAGAGCAACCAAAGCTCCGGCAGGAGTGAGAGCATTCAGGAACGTGACAGGGTAAAAGTCAGCGATCTGATTAACCTGAACACTGGAGAGTTTTACGGCATCATTGCTGAAGGACAGCCTAAAGAGTTTTTAAAAACGCAGTTTTTAGAAGATCATGCAGAGAGCAGAGAGAATGACAAACGCCCTGTAACCGATAAGGAAATGCAGGAAAATTATTTTAGGATCATCGAGGAAGCCAAAGCAATTGTAAGCTAA
- a CDS encoding DUF2314 domain-containing protein: MNNSAKIEEDNIYQYNLYKAKNTLWYFNDLIITEVSGYNSVKFKNNEDVYVWLENVKIEGNYYLGNLAENGISQKIMIDNVIDWMIIEDGRLIGGYTIRHYRNTLDDEAKLNFDIDFGVKIDDGNDFFKPDSSTPEGVIIKIENFYSDENLQGVISCKDFEMEAKNLLEERGAIITEEIKNKIKEALKSSLVETLQSNEFPNFENIERCFTLLEEKQDQRLIEEKVIYQNGNFTFNKLWVWRSNEGEWKVLNLVE, translated from the coding sequence ATGAATAATAGTGCAAAAATCGAAGAAGATAATATTTATCAATACAATTTATATAAGGCAAAAAATACTTTATGGTATTTTAACGACCTTATTATAACTGAGGTTTCAGGATATAATTCTGTTAAATTTAAAAATAATGAAGATGTTTATGTATGGTTGGAAAATGTAAAAATTGAAGGGAATTATTACTTAGGTAACTTGGCTGAAAACGGTATTTCACAAAAGATAATGATTGATAATGTCATAGACTGGATGATTATTGAAGACGGAAGATTGATTGGCGGTTATACTATAAGGCACTATAGAAATACTCTTGATGATGAAGCAAAACTAAACTTTGATATTGATTTTGGAGTAAAAATTGACGATGGAAATGATTTTTTCAAGCCTGATTCATCAACTCCGGAGGGTGTAATTATTAAAATTGAAAACTTCTACTCTGATGAAAATTTACAAGGGGTAATTTCTTGTAAAGATTTTGAAATGGAAGCAAAAAATTTACTGGAGGAAAGAGGTGCAATCATTACCGAAGAGATTAAAAATAAAATAAAAGAAGCGTTAAAATCATCTTTGGTTGAAACTTTGCAATCAAACGAATTTCCAAATTTCGAAAATATAGAAAGGTGTTTTACTCTTTTAGAAGAAAAACAGGATCAGCGATTAATTGAAGAAAAAGTTATCTATCAAAACGGAAATTTCACATTCAATAAATTATGGGTATGGCGATCTAATGAGGGAGAGTGGAAAGTATTAAATCTTGTTGAATGA